In Flavobacterium enshiense, the genomic stretch GTACCGGTTTTAAAGGTGCTGATTTCAAAAAATGCACTCAGAAAGAGTTAGGTAAATTTGAAGTGGAGGATCAGATCGATGCCGCTAAAGTTTTCGGATCATATTCTTATGTTGATAAATCCAGAATCGGAATTTTTGGTTGGTCTTACGGAGGATTCATGGCTGCAAATTGTATTTTCCAGGGAGCTGACGTGTTTAAAACGGCTATTGCTGTGGCGCCGGTAACTAGCTGGAGAAATTACGATACTATTTATACTGAAAGATACATGCAGACACCACAGGAAAACGCGAGTGGTTATGATAACAATTCGCCAATCACCCACGTAAGTAAATTAAAAGGAAATCTACTTGTAGTTCACGGAACAGGCGATGATAACGTTCACGTTCAGAATACAATGAAAATGGTTGAAGCATTAGTGCAGGCAAACAAACAATTCGATTTGATGCTTTATCCCGACAAAAATCACGGAATTTACGGTGGGAAAACCCGCTTACAGTTGTACACAAAAATGACCAACTTCCTTAAAGAAAAATTATAATAGCTAACTAAAATACAAATACCAAAAACAAAAAAATGAGCGAAAAAGAAGTAAAACAAGGACATCCAAAGGGGCTTTGGGTATTGTTCGGAACCGAGATGTGGGAGCGTTTCAATTTCTACGGAATGCGAGCATTATTAACTCTGTTCCTGGTGAATTCATTATTAATGAAAGAAGCTGATGCTTCATTAATTTATGGTGGATTTTTGGGTCTTTGTTATTTAACGCCTCTTTTAGGAGGTTTCATCGCCGATAGATTTTTCGGAAACAGAAACTGTATTCTTTTAGGGGGTATGATGATGGCTGTAGGACAATTGTTGCTTTTTACAAGTGCAACAGTTTTTCCAAACAATCTTTCTTTAGCAACCACTTTAATGTGGAGTGCGCTGGCCATTATTATCTTCGGTAATGGATTCTTCAAACCGAATATTTCCAGCATGGTGGGAAGTTTATATCCAAAACAGGAAAAAACAAAATTGGATACTGCGTTTACCATTTTCTATATGGGAATCAATATCGGTGCTTTCTTAGGTCAGTTTATCTGTCCGTTTGTGGGTGACGTTAAAGACCGTGGCGGGGTGAGAGATATTCATGCTTTCAAATGGGGATTCCTGGCAGCAGCTATTGCGATGGTAATCGGAACTCTGGTGTTCTTCTTCCTTAAAAATAAATATGTGGTTACTCCGGAAGGAAAACCAATCGGAGGCGTGCCTTCAGGTCATGATTCAGGAGATTATGAAGAAGGTGAATCACAAAAAGCACATTTCACGCCAATGTCCTTAGGTATTGCGGTTTTAGCGTTCTTTGGTTTATTTTTTACGTTCCATTTTTTAACGGAAGGGGATAACGTTGTAAAAACAATTATCTATCCAATTATTTACGCGAGTGGTTTAACATTGGCTGGTTTGATTTTATCGGATAAAACCCTGACCAAAGTGGAAACACAGAGGATCTGGGTAATTTATATCGTATCATTTTTCGTAATTTTCTTCTGGGCTGCATTCGAGCAGGCAGGATCGTCATTAACGTTCATAGCTGATAACCAAACCGACAGAAACTTCTTTGGCTGGAACATGCCGCCTTCAATGGTACAGATTTTTAACGGTTTATTCGTGGTAATGTTCGCGGTTCCGTTCAGCTTACTTTGGGATAAATTAAGAAATGCTGGTAAAGAGCCAACGTCTCCATTCAAACAGGCAATGGGATTAATGTTAATTGCAATCAGTTACTTTATCATTGCTCATAACGTTAAAGATTTAGGGAACAGTGGGTTGTTAGCGATCTATTGGTTAATCTTATTGTACTTGATTCAAACGTTTGGTGAATTGTGTTTGTCTCCAATCGGACTGTCATTGGTAGGGAAATTAGCTCCAAAACGTTTCGCTTCTTTGGCTTACGGGGTGTTCTTTATTTCGAATGCTGCCGGATATGCCTTGTCTGGAACATTAGGGTCGATTTTACCTGCAACAGGGGACAAATTCAAAAAAGCTCAGGAAT encodes the following:
- a CDS encoding peptide MFS transporter; translation: MSEKEVKQGHPKGLWVLFGTEMWERFNFYGMRALLTLFLVNSLLMKEADASLIYGGFLGLCYLTPLLGGFIADRFFGNRNCILLGGMMMAVGQLLLFTSATVFPNNLSLATTLMWSALAIIIFGNGFFKPNISSMVGSLYPKQEKTKLDTAFTIFYMGINIGAFLGQFICPFVGDVKDRGGVRDIHAFKWGFLAAAIAMVIGTLVFFFLKNKYVVTPEGKPIGGVPSGHDSGDYEEGESQKAHFTPMSLGIAVLAFFGLFFTFHFLTEGDNVVKTIIYPIIYASGLTLAGLILSDKTLTKVETQRIWVIYIVSFFVIFFWAAFEQAGSSLTFIADNQTDRNFFGWNMPPSMVQIFNGLFVVMFAVPFSLLWDKLRNAGKEPTSPFKQAMGLMLIAISYFIIAHNVKDLGNSGLLAIYWLILLYLIQTFGELCLSPIGLSLVGKLAPKRFASLAYGVFFISNAAGYALSGTLGSILPATGDKFKKAQELGINLQDVLDKKVVPTEAQLKLLTDNQISAENPVFAGFEIHNLYEFFMVFVVLCGIASIILFLITPILKKMMHGVK